In the genome of Telluria mixta, the window TGGCGCATCAGGGCATACAGCGTCGCGTAGTCGCTCTTCGGGGTGGCCGTGTCCGCAAGCAGCTCGCCCTTCGCGTTCTTCTCCCAGCCGAGCAACTCGTCACTGTCGAAGATGTTCAGGTGACCGCCGTTGCCGATCACGCCCCATTCCATGCCGTACAGCGCGAGGAAGCCCGGATTCGCATCCGAGTAATCGCGCGCCGTCTTCAGGCCGGCCCGGTACGCGGCCTTCGCTGTCGCGGGATCGGCATCCGGGTTCGTGCCGTCGGAACCGTCGTACATGTGGTTGTGTTCCGAGACCATCAGGAAGTCCAGGCCGTGCCTGCGCGCATACGGGTACGCCGCGTCCGGGCCGTAGGGCGCCGTCTGCGGGTCCTGCGCGCCGTGGCAGTCGGCGACGGGGGCGCCGCCGTCGCTGTCGCGCGTCTGGCTGTGCAGGTTGCCGTAATAGACCGTGTACGGCAGCGCGCCCGGCGCCGGCATGGCCATCATGCGCGCGCGTCCCGTCTGCAGCGGAGAAAAGGCGGGCAGCGCGGGCGCCGGCACGCTGCCGACGGCGATGTCCCAGGCCTGGTCGGCCGTCTCGCTGCCGCTCACGGCGTGCAGGCGCACGCGGTAGATGCCGGGCGCGGGGCGATGGCCGGCGAGGATGCCCGACCAGCGCACGGCCACGTCACGCGGCGTGCCGCCCAGCGCCAGCCGCCCCTGCCACTGGGCGACGCGGCGCCCGGACGGCGCGACGAGTTCCAGGCGCCACGTCACGCGACGGCGCGCGCGTAGACCGGGATACTCGAACGACAGGGTGAAGGTGCGCGCATCGCGGTCTTCACCGTGATACGGCGCGAGCAGGGTTGCATCGAACTCGCGGTGTTCGAGCGTCGCAGCCGCGGCAGAGTTGAACACGCCGGCCGCGGCCAGCACCAGGGAGAGGAGGAGGATTGAGGTTTTCATGATGCAATTTTTGCAATTGCATGCATGTCGGCCTTGATCCAGGATTCATAAAATTATCAATTAGATATTATCTTATTGACAAATTTTAAGGGCGTATCGTTTCGCTCGTTGTCGTGATGGCCGGCCACGTGCAGTTCCACCTCGTGCGTCCGGCCGTCGTCCACCAGCGCGATCGTATTACCCTGCTGCGCCACCCCGTCCACGTACAACAGCGGCTCGTCCGCGCGCCGCACGGCGATCATGTACTGGCTGCCGCGGTAACGGTAGTGCAGACGGAAGCCTTCCCAGGCGGCAGGCAGGCGGGGCATCAAGGTCAAGGTTTCGCCGGCTCGCGTCACGCCGAGCAACGATTCGACGATCAGCCTGTACATCCAGCCGGCCGAGCCTGCGTACCAGCTGCCGCTGTCCCGCCCTGCCGTCATCACATAGGGCTCCGCGCGCGCGTGCCCGGCCGGATCGAGCATGCGCGCCAGCTCCCAGGCGCGTTCCGTGTCGCCCAGGTGCGCGTACGCCATCGCCGCCCAGATCGCCGCCTGCGTGTCCTGGACACCGCCGTCGCGCATGAGCTGTGCATCCACGGCGTCCATCGCGATGCGCGCCCGGTCGCGGTCGGCCGCGCCGGACAGCACGGCCCAGCTCTGCGTGCCCGCGTCGATGCAGCCCGCGCCGTCGTCGCCGTATCCGCGCCGGTACCATGCGCCATCCCATGCGTTGCCGTCGATGTTGTGCGCAAGGACCTGGGCCGCGCTGCGGCACGTCGTGCAGAAGCCGTAGTCGCCGCGGCGGTCGGCGAGTTCCGCGAAGCGGCACAGCACGTCGTACAGGAAGAACCCGAGCCGGACGCTCTCGCCGCCTGCACTCATCGGCGGCAGCCCGTGCGGGCCGAACACGAGGGCCTGGCGCAGCGCGCGCACGCAGTGTTCGTAGATGCTGGCCTGTTCCTGCGAACGGTCCGGCAGGTCGCAATACGCCGCCTCGTCCTGGCGCAGCGCGCGGCCTTCGACGAACGGCGCGATCTCGTCCAGCAGCGTGTAGTCGCCCGTGACGCCCACGTAGCGGTGCACGGCGAGCGGCAGCCACAACGCGTCGTCCGCGCGGCGCGTGCGCTCGCCGCGGCCCGTCGGCGGATGCCACCAGTGCTGCACGTCGCCTTCGACGAACTGGTGGCCGGCGAACAGCAGGATGTGGTCGCGCAACAGTTCCGGACGCACGTGCACGGCGGCCATCGCATCCTGCAGCTGGTCGCGGAAACGGTACGCACCGACCGACTGGTCATGGCTGCTGCGCGCCCACATGCGGCACGCGATCGCCTGGTACATCAACCACCCGTTGGCGAGCACGTCGAACGCGGGCTCCGGCGTCTCGATGCGGACGGCGCCCAAGGTATCGTCCCAGAAGTCGCGCACGCGGGCCAGGTCGGCGGCGGCCGCGGCAAGCCCGCTGTGGCGCTGGACCATGCCCGTGGCGTCCAGGTTGCGGCGCCCGCCCACGCCCAGCATGAACACGAGTTCCTGTTCCTCGCCCGGCGCCAGGTCGACGACCGTCTGCAGCGCCGCGCACGGATCGAGCGCGGCGCCGCTGCGGCCGGACAAGGTCGTGCGCCCGAGCGCGGCCGGATTGGCGAGACTGCCGTCGGGGCCGATGAATTCCGCGCGGTCGCAGGTGAACGCCACGTGCTCGGCATCGAGGTGGAAGAACGCGACGCGGCCGGCGAAATCCGCGTTCCACGCATTGCGGGCGAACAGCGCGCCACTGACGGGATCCTGCTCCGTCACCACGTGCGGCGCGGCACCCGCGCGCAGCTCGCCCAGCACCCATTCCACGTAGCCCGTGACGGACAGGCGGCGCGGGACGCTGCTGTCGTTGCGCAGCTTGAGCACGATGTGTTTCAGCGGCGCGTCCAGCGCCACATACGTCAGCAGCTCGCTGCGGATGCCATGCGCCGCATGCTCGAACACGCTGTAGCCGAAGCCGTGGCGCGTGACGTAGTCGGCGCCGGACGGTGCCGGCAGGGCCGTCGGCGACCAGAACACGCCCGTCTGCTCGTCGCGCACATAGAACGCTTCGCCGACCGCCGGGCCGCCATCCCAAGGCGTCAGGCGGAATTCATGGGCGTTCTGGTTCCAGCTGTACGCCTGGCCGCTTTCCGAGATCACTGTGCCGAACATCGGGCTCGCCAGCACGTTGACCCAGGGCGCGGGCGTGCGCTGGTCCGGGCCCGTGCGGATGACGTATTCGCGCCCGTCCGCCGTGAAACCGCCGATGCCGTTGTCCTGCACGAGCTCCGGCACGGGGAGCGCGATCTCTTCGTTCTGGTCCGGCGCCGCGGTTGGCTCCAGCGCCGGCGGCAGCTCGACCTTGCGCGCGGCCGCGCGGCGCAGTTGTTCGGCGAGGCCGCCCTGGTCGTCCGCCAGGACCACGCGCGCCACGGCCTGCATCAGCATGCGCTCTTCCAGCGACAGCTGTTCGGACGTGCATACGTACACGCCGCCTGCGCCGGGCAGACGCATCACCTCGTCCTGCAGCGCCGCCGGGCCGTCGCACCAGACCACGAGATTGGCGGCGAGTCCTTTCGCCCGCCACCACGCGTACGCCTGGACCGCCTGGCGCGCGAGGTCGATGTTGGCGACGTCGCGCAGGTGCAGCAGCACGAGCGGACGGTCGCCCGGGATGCCCAGGGCTTCCAGGTCTGGCCGGCCGCACTGGTTGCGCGCGATGAGGGCTGGGTCGGCGCGCAGCGCAGTCTGCGGGCACAGCACGCTGCCGGCCAGGCGCGCGTACAACTGGGCATCCGCCTCGCTCGCATTCAACTGGCGCAGCATGACCTGGCCGTGCGTCCACGCGAGTTCGGGCACGCGGTCGGCCACGTCGCGGTCCCGGTATTTGTCGATCAGGCGCAGCGCGTGGTCGCGCGTCTCGGCCACGCCCAGCACGACGTCGATGGTCACTTCCTGGTGCGGCGCCAGCGTCAGGACGCGGCGGATTGCCAATGCCGGATCGGGCACGGCGCCGGCCGCACCGCCCAGCGGCGCCCGGCCGTCCAGCGCGGCGGGATGCGCCCTGCTCCGTCCA includes:
- a CDS encoding CehA/McbA family metallohydrolase, producing the protein MKTSILLLSLVLAAAGVFNSAAAATLEHREFDATLLAPYHGEDRDARTFTLSFEYPGLRARRRVTWRLELVAPSGRRVAQWQGRLALGGTPRDVAVRWSGILAGHRPAPGIYRVRLHAVSGSETADQAWDIAVGSVPAPALPAFSPLQTGRARMMAMPAPGALPYTVYYGNLHSQTRDSDGGAPVADCHGAQDPQTAPYGPDAAYPYARRHGLDFLMVSEHNHMYDGSDGTNPDADPATAKAAYRAGLKTARDYSDANPGFLALYGMEWGVIGNGGHLNIFDSDELLGWEKNAKGELLADTATPKSDYATLYALMRQRGLTGQFNHPALTGQFTVNGTPLAYTQDGDAVMALCEVVNSSAFSVSENEGETRRSNFELACNKLLEAGYHVAFSSNQDNHCANWGASYSNRSAVLIPNGVPLTRASFLEAVRARRVFATMDKDAQVVLTANGHLMGERFDNAGALRLQVAYASATGRQAATVAITEGVPGRNGDVSQLSDKADVTTTPAPGAHFYYAKVTQDDGKVLWSAPVWVTQQP